The genomic DNA AAAATTTCTTGTTGTTGACCTGATAGTATTGTTGCTTTTAATCCGTAATCTTGAATAGATTTTTGAATCTTATTTCTAAATTTTTCCAAAGATAGAGGAATTAAAAACCTGACGTTTGGTAACTTTGATTGAATATTTTTAGCAGCTTGGAAAATTGCAGGTAATAAATATTTTAATTCTTGTCCACGGGAAGCTGGTAAAAGAGCGATCGCAATTTCCTCTTCTTTAATTCCTAACACCTTCCGTGCAGTTTCTCGACTTGGTGCTTTAGCCATTTTATCAACTAAAGGATGACCAACCCAATTAACATTAGCTCCTTTTTGTTGATAATAACGAGCTTCTTCTGGGAAAATTGCTAATAACTTATCTGTAAAACTAACAATTTTTTTAGTTCTTTCTAAACTCATTGACCACACCCATTCTTGGGGAGCAATGTAATACACCACAGGAACATCAGGAAAATATTTTTCCATGTAACCACCAATGGCAATATTAGGGGTCATGTAGTCAATTAAGACAATGATATCTGGTGGGTTATTTTTGAGATAGGCGATCGCCCGTCTTTGTAATTGAATAGTGGGTATAAA from Okeanomitos corallinicola TIOX110 includes the following:
- the lpxB gene encoding lipid-A-disaccharide synthase; amino-acid sequence: MRIFISTGEVSGDLQGALLIQALQKQAGAMGLELDIVALGGEQMSAAGAKIIGDTSGIGSMGIIEALPYFIPTIQLQRRAIAYLKNNPPDIIVLIDYMTPNIAIGGYMEKYFPDVPVVYYIAPQEWVWSMSLERTKKIVSFTDKLLAIFPEEARYYQQKGANVNWVGHPLVDKMAKAPSRETARKVLGIKEEEIAIALLPASRGQELKYLLPAIFQAAKNIQSKLPNVRFLIPLSLEKFRNKIQKSIQDYGLKATILSGQQQEIFASVDFAITKSGTANLELALLNVPQVVVYRLHAFTAWIGRKILKGSIPFASPVNLVIMREIVPEFLQEEATAENITQAAMEILLNPEKREKTLLDYQEMRQCLGELGVCDRTAKEILEMKIR